The Streptomyces uncialis genomic interval CATCACCCCGGGCCAGTCGAACGTCGGCATCATCCCCGGTGACATCACCAAGCCGGGCCGGATCGGCCTGGTCTCGAAGTCCGGCACGCTGACGTACCAGATGATGTACGAGCTGCGTGACATCGGCTTCACGACCGCCGTCGGCATCGGTGGCGACCCGATCATCGGGACCACGCACATCGACGCCCTGGCCGCGTTCCAGGACGACCCCGACACCGAGCTGATCGTGATGATCGGCGAGATCGGCGGCGACGCCGAGGAGCGTGCGGCGGACTTCATCAAGGCGAACGTCACGAAGCCGGTCGTCGGCTACGTGGCCGGGTTCACCGCCCCCGAGGGCAAGACGATGGGCCACGCCGGCGCCATCGTCTCCGGCTCCTCCGGGACGGCCCAGGCCAAGAAGGAGGCCCTGGAGGCCGCCGGGGTCAAGGTCGGCAAGACGCCGACCGAGACGGCCACCCTCGCGCGGGAGCTGCTCAAGTAGTCCCCACGCGTCAGCGAACGGCCGGTGGGCCCGCACCCGATCAGGG includes:
- the sucD gene encoding succinate--CoA ligase subunit alpha; this encodes MAIFLTKDSKVIVQGMTGATGMKHTRLMLGDGTNVVGGVNPRKAGTTVDFDGTEIPVFGSVQDAIDKTGADVTVIFVPEKFTKDAVVEAIDAGIPLAVVITEGIAVHDSAAFWAYAVEKGNKTRIIGPNCPGIITPGQSNVGIIPGDITKPGRIGLVSKSGTLTYQMMYELRDIGFTTAVGIGGDPIIGTTHIDALAAFQDDPDTELIVMIGEIGGDAEERAADFIKANVTKPVVGYVAGFTAPEGKTMGHAGAIVSGSSGTAQAKKEALEAAGVKVGKTPTETATLARELLK